A window of Mus pahari chromosome 7, PAHARI_EIJ_v1.1, whole genome shotgun sequence contains these coding sequences:
- the Insm2 gene encoding insulinoma-associated protein 2: MPRGFLVKRTKRSGSSYRARPVEPLFPPPGPLAAQPSPEEPGRGLLGYPCLAPPQDGAEWGAGGGDGPGPSPARPAGPELRRAFLERCLRSPVSAESFPSATAFCSAAPAAATSGEQLVPPRVPVSVPIPVPVPAPHGLQRRGKSAPGCASAPAAVRKPKAVRRLSFADEVTTSPVLGLKIKEEEPGAPARALGGVRTPLGEFICQLCKHQYADPFALAQHRCSRIVRVEYRCPECDKVFSCPANLASHRRWHKPRPTPACPASKPPHAPLTPPDPSLAAGKENGRVPRTDDQHPQAPDSSGDGQHRDSAPRPGLQALVHPESARPQAPYPEVILGRNGPGPSGANAGATSEVFVCPYCHKKFRRQAYLRKHLGTHETGSARAPTPGFGSERTAPLTFACPLCGAHFPSADIREKHRLWHAVREELLLPALVGAPSEAGPGGASDGSTQQIFSCKYCPSTFFSSPGLTRHINKCHPSESRQVLLLQMPLRPGC; the protein is encoded by the coding sequence ATGCCGAGGGGCTTCCTGGTGAAGCGAACCAAGCGCTCGGGCAGCTCCTACCGCGCGCGCCCGGTGGAGCCGCTTTTCCCTCCTCCGGGTCCCCTCGCGGCGCAACCCTCGCCGGAGGAGCCTGGTCGGGGGCTGTTGGGGTACCCCTGCCTCGCACCCCCGCAGGACGGCGCCGAGTGGGGCGCTGGTGGCGGCGACGGTCCCGGCCCCAGCCCCGCGAGGCCGGCGGGCCCCGAGCTGCGCCGCGCGTTCCTGGAGCGCTGCCTGCGCTCGCCGGTCTCCGCCGAGTCCTTCCCCAGCGCCACCGCCTTCTGCTCCGCGGCGCCCGCGGCCGCGACCTCCGGGGAGCAGTTGGTACCGCCGCGGGTCCCTGTATCCGTCCCAATCCCCGTCCCCGTGCCCGCCCCGCATGGCCTCCAGCGCCGCGGTAAGAGTGCCCCAGGCTGTGCCTCAGCGCCCGCAGCCGTCAGGAAACCTAAAGCGGTGAGGAGGCTGAGCTTCGCAGATGAGGTGACCACGTCCCCGGTGCTAGGTCTGAAGATCAAAGAGGAGGAGCCCGGGGCTCCTGCACGGGCTCTGGGCGGCGTCCGTACCCCGCTGGGGGAGTTCATCTGCCAGCTGTGCAAGCACCAGTACGCAGACCCCTTCGCTCTGGCTCAGCACCGCTGCTCCCGCATCGTGCGCGTCGAGTACCGCTGTCCCGAGTGCGACAAGGTCTTCAGCTGCCCCGCGAACCTCGCCTCCCACCGCCGCTGGCACAAGCCACGTCCCACGCCTGCTTGCCCTGCGAGTAAACCTCCCCACGCGCCTCTGACTCCTCCGGACCCTTCCCTGGCAGCGGGCAAGGAGAATGGCCGCGTGCCGCGGACCGACGATCAGCACCCTCAGGCTCCGGACAGCTCCGGGGACGGTCAGCACCGGGACAGCGCCCCGCGACCCGGCCTACAGGCTCTAGTGCACCCGGAGTCCGCACGACCCCAGGCTCCCTACCCTGAGGTGATTCTAGGGCGCAACGGGCCGGGGCCAAGCGGTGCCAACGCAGGAGCGACATCCGAGGTCTTCGTGTGCCCGTATTGTCACAAAAAGTTCCGTCGCCAAGCCTATCTGCGCAAGCACCTGGGCACCCATGAGACGGGCTCGGCCCGTGCACCAACCCCGGGTTTTGGCTCGGAGCGCACGGCCCCACTCACCTTTGCGTGCCCGCTTTGCGGGGCGCACTTTCCGTCCGCGGACATTCGAGAGAAGCACCGGCTGTGGCACGCTGTCCGCGAGGAGCTGCTGCTGCCCGCCTTGGTCGGGGCTCCTTCGGAAGCAGGCCCCGGAGGGGCATCCGATGGTAGCACTCAGCAGATTTTCTCCTGCAAGTACTGCCCGTCCACTTTTTTTAGCTCCCCAGGCTTGACCCGGCACATCAATAAGTGCCACCCCTCCGAAAGCCGGCAAGTGCTGCTGCTGCAGATGccactgaggcctggctgttgA